From one Alicyclobacillus acidocaldarius subsp. acidocaldarius Tc-4-1 genomic stretch:
- a CDS encoding DEAD/DEAH box helicase, whose translation MRVITAKHKNELKLRDYQIEAVNAIRRYPKPRPILVAATGAGKTVMSSQFAVERLERGPVLFLAHRDELLDQTLDKFSVVFDAFGEQGREIKVGRIQGPEDDVEADFAVASVQTLSQTERLERWMDAHETTPTLITDECHHATARSYMRIYAALGFLGTVPEGHVHLGLTATPYRTDKADLRKVYDGVAYAIGIHDLIDMGFLVPPRSVKLEIVEGLEGKDDGDWSDAEVEGAVDTPSVNQQIVAVWQAQASDRLTIAFCASVEHAYHLAAEFEQAGVPVAVVHGALPKEERRQILDAFSDGNIRVLCNYGVLTEGFDRPEVSCIIMARPTLSHSLYVQCVGRGLRIAPQIFKKDCLVLDVVGVTDVHRLMTVDRLLAGEDKDESGEKRERAGGERGPRVAKRLTASAFRWMRVRERVWLAKDFRGNFVRVEQTQVGWYVAYGRFSTDDPSDKPEMHRVYFGPDSEMAWGAAATYAQIGLSKSAVGAEEEWMDLPPTEKQVAALERRGLQAPQTRWEAAELLTKPTPRQEELLKRIFKANNIPYALLPETMDEANALLNAVLGQRLERQEFLVRYAMVLPHRWEIFRDVVQRHEESKAAAEAIGV comes from the coding sequence TTGAGAGTCATCACCGCCAAACACAAAAACGAACTAAAACTCCGCGATTACCAAATCGAAGCCGTCAACGCCATCCGACGGTATCCCAAGCCTCGTCCGATCCTCGTCGCGGCGACGGGAGCCGGGAAGACGGTGATGTCGTCGCAGTTCGCCGTAGAACGGCTGGAGCGCGGCCCGGTGTTGTTTTTGGCCCATCGTGACGAGCTCCTGGACCAGACGCTCGACAAGTTCTCGGTGGTGTTCGATGCCTTTGGCGAACAGGGGCGTGAGATCAAGGTCGGCAGGATCCAGGGGCCGGAGGACGACGTTGAGGCGGACTTTGCGGTGGCGTCGGTGCAGACGCTCTCGCAGACAGAGCGCTTGGAGCGTTGGATGGACGCGCATGAGACGACGCCGACGCTGATTACTGACGAGTGCCACCATGCGACGGCGAGATCGTACATGCGGATCTACGCCGCTCTCGGGTTTCTCGGTACTGTGCCGGAGGGTCATGTGCATCTGGGGCTCACGGCCACGCCCTATCGGACCGACAAGGCCGACCTCCGCAAGGTGTACGACGGCGTGGCCTACGCGATTGGAATCCATGACTTGATCGACATGGGTTTCTTGGTGCCGCCGAGGTCGGTGAAGCTCGAGATCGTCGAAGGCCTCGAAGGCAAGGACGACGGCGACTGGTCGGACGCCGAGGTCGAGGGCGCGGTGGACACGCCAAGCGTCAACCAACAGATCGTCGCGGTGTGGCAGGCACAGGCCTCCGACAGGCTGACGATCGCGTTCTGCGCCAGTGTGGAACACGCCTATCACCTGGCGGCGGAGTTCGAGCAGGCTGGAGTCCCCGTGGCGGTGGTGCACGGCGCCTTGCCCAAGGAAGAACGCCGGCAGATCCTTGACGCGTTCTCAGATGGAAATATTCGAGTCCTATGCAACTATGGAGTACTTACAGAAGGGTTCGATCGCCCGGAAGTGTCGTGCATCATCATGGCGCGACCTACCTTGAGTCACAGTCTTTACGTCCAGTGCGTCGGTCGAGGTCTGCGGATTGCGCCGCAAATCTTCAAAAAGGATTGTCTGGTGCTCGACGTGGTTGGGGTCACGGACGTGCATCGGCTGATGACGGTGGATCGGCTGCTCGCGGGCGAAGACAAGGACGAAAGCGGCGAGAAGCGCGAGCGGGCCGGCGGGGAGCGCGGTCCGCGGGTTGCCAAGCGGCTTACGGCGAGCGCGTTTCGGTGGATGCGGGTTCGCGAGCGTGTGTGGCTTGCGAAAGACTTCCGCGGCAACTTTGTCCGGGTCGAGCAGACACAGGTCGGCTGGTACGTGGCCTATGGACGATTCAGTACGGACGATCCGAGCGATAAGCCCGAGATGCACCGAGTGTACTTCGGGCCGGACTCCGAGATGGCCTGGGGCGCGGCGGCGACGTACGCGCAGATCGGGTTGTCAAAGAGTGCGGTGGGGGCCGAGGAGGAGTGGATGGATCTGCCGCCGACGGAGAAGCAAGTGGCGGCGCTGGAGCGCCGAGGTCTGCAAGCGCCGCAGACGCGGTGGGAGGCGGCGGAGCTCCTGACGAAGCCAACGCCGAGGCAGGAAGAGTTGCTTAAGCGGATCTTCAAGGCGAACAACATCCCGTACGCGCTGTTGCCCGAGACGATGGACGAGGCGAACGCGCTGCTCAATGCGGTGCTTGGGCAACGGCTGGAGCGACAGGAGTTTCTGGTGCGGTACGCGATGGTGCTGCCGCACAGGTGGGAGATCTTCCGGGACGTGGTGCAGAGGCATGAGGAGTCTAAAGCGGCGGCGGAGGCGATCGGTGTATGA
- a CDS encoding phage/plasmid primase, P4 family, with protein sequence MPEQEVVYGDSRISVEFLKWWFEGVFGYVEIRPIPNRREDEEAARMALRWRRSFQTNRLEDVEDHLRAGYQDAIMARCGWYFGVCPRYKPVKREEDGRWVGGSREDVDCCRGAWADIDDHGDEDDAQRMKHAERALEVLADLGIVPSAVVRSGGGQGKHLYFRFTKSVDASTGVQISRKLARVLGSDPAVADAARVLRIPGSLHTKSGTPILVKIESQNDDRYDPDAFEHALDEAAAAMGIDTSESIDLRTDDSRSTEAWDPVPIDFIRENLPALCPRMALYIAEPNVVTEPVWHKMASLLKSLNPDSVLFHEWSKGYNAGPDKRYRFPETERKFRSSQGKPIRCSTFHALDPLQLCQECPHFAKQTSPATVVRRAYAKAIGQTGIYGMPRSSKEEIRLDGRQVDGITFDRLPSGDPNMKRTVGTDNATQSPGEWTEVEREDDVIVRDPEVFDVLRGLDETKEVVPRDYWRTQGMRFEIAKSWMQHSGNRAVRYDEERDKWELTHWDFAKILYQDFPSYYFYSGINLYNGSYYEFRKGDEEVVKRFIGEALASRNKGWATMGTINHIFSLYKNFLEADEERNVDDAKVVDVFDADPVFPVLNGLLDVSDGHPVLRDFTPDCRVTWKINVEWWPQWAEGPRRWTPAMKQAQEDIDEFLSLYEFTPETLQALLEALGYTLARFDMREQRYFILLGPGYNGKGTFLRILEAMCGKFVQTVTLQELAENRFAAGRLARAAVNIVADASNQTLKDTETIKKLTGNDLLTAEMKYRDAFPFRPRLKLWMAANYLPPTPDTSFGFFRRPLIFPFHKQFPVMNADWEKRLHTKEALSYLFFLAVKYYLKMRLDGRRLTESPEMRRVRLDYWANNDVVQAAIQNGIFEFPTHDRDADQYVVPRALATKAIELFAEELGRKKVSTSTLFERLRSNYGNESSEKVGNFAGSGEPIRNPCGRIPVVEG encoded by the coding sequence ATGCCGGAACAGGAAGTTGTATATGGTGATTCTAGAATTTCGGTTGAATTCTTGAAATGGTGGTTTGAAGGGGTCTTTGGGTACGTAGAAATTCGTCCCATTCCCAACCGCCGTGAAGATGAGGAAGCAGCAAGGATGGCCTTGAGATGGCGGCGTTCGTTTCAGACGAACAGGTTGGAGGATGTGGAGGACCACTTGCGCGCTGGTTACCAAGATGCGATCATGGCGCGGTGTGGCTGGTACTTTGGTGTCTGCCCTCGATACAAACCTGTGAAACGAGAAGAAGATGGACGTTGGGTTGGCGGTAGTCGAGAGGATGTCGATTGTTGTCGAGGCGCTTGGGCGGACATAGACGATCATGGCGATGAAGATGACGCGCAGCGGATGAAACACGCCGAGCGCGCGCTGGAGGTATTAGCTGACTTGGGGATCGTGCCAAGCGCGGTGGTGCGTTCCGGTGGGGGGCAAGGCAAGCACTTGTACTTCCGCTTCACGAAGTCCGTTGACGCTTCAACAGGTGTTCAGATCTCGCGAAAACTGGCGCGTGTGCTTGGCAGTGATCCGGCAGTGGCTGATGCGGCACGGGTATTGCGAATTCCGGGTTCTCTTCATACCAAATCAGGTACGCCGATTCTTGTGAAAATCGAAAGCCAGAACGATGACAGGTACGATCCGGACGCGTTTGAACACGCGCTGGACGAGGCGGCAGCAGCCATGGGAATTGACACATCAGAATCGATTGACTTGCGCACAGACGACTCGCGAAGTACCGAAGCATGGGATCCTGTACCGATAGACTTTATCCGGGAGAACTTGCCGGCGTTATGTCCCAGGATGGCGTTGTACATCGCAGAGCCGAACGTCGTGACAGAACCAGTGTGGCACAAGATGGCGTCGCTCCTGAAATCTCTCAACCCGGATTCGGTACTCTTCCACGAATGGTCCAAGGGTTACAACGCAGGTCCGGATAAGAGATACCGTTTCCCGGAAACGGAGCGCAAATTCCGGTCGAGTCAGGGAAAGCCGATTCGTTGTTCAACATTTCACGCCCTCGATCCGCTGCAATTATGCCAGGAGTGTCCGCACTTCGCAAAACAGACCAGCCCGGCGACAGTGGTGCGGAGAGCATATGCAAAGGCGATTGGACAAACGGGAATTTACGGCATGCCGCGAAGCTCAAAAGAAGAGATTCGATTGGATGGGCGCCAGGTGGATGGCATCACGTTCGATCGTCTACCTTCGGGCGATCCCAATATGAAACGGACGGTAGGAACAGACAACGCAACGCAGAGCCCGGGCGAATGGACCGAGGTTGAACGAGAGGACGATGTGATCGTTCGGGATCCAGAAGTCTTTGATGTGCTCCGGGGGCTCGACGAAACGAAAGAAGTTGTTCCAAGAGACTATTGGCGTACTCAAGGCATGAGATTTGAGATCGCCAAGTCTTGGATGCAACATTCTGGAAATCGAGCTGTTCGTTATGACGAAGAACGAGACAAGTGGGAGTTGACGCATTGGGACTTTGCAAAGATCTTGTATCAAGATTTTCCTTCCTACTACTTCTATTCGGGCATCAATCTGTATAACGGCAGTTACTACGAGTTCAGAAAAGGGGACGAGGAAGTCGTCAAGCGGTTTATCGGAGAGGCCTTGGCCTCTCGAAACAAGGGATGGGCGACGATGGGCACTATCAACCACATCTTTTCGCTTTACAAGAATTTCTTAGAAGCTGATGAAGAACGAAATGTTGATGATGCCAAGGTGGTGGACGTCTTTGACGCCGATCCTGTGTTTCCGGTGCTGAATGGGTTGCTCGATGTATCGGATGGGCACCCAGTTCTCCGGGACTTCACACCTGATTGTCGAGTCACGTGGAAAATCAATGTGGAATGGTGGCCACAGTGGGCGGAGGGGCCGCGGCGTTGGACACCGGCGATGAAGCAAGCCCAAGAAGACATCGACGAGTTTTTGAGTCTGTATGAGTTTACACCGGAAACTCTTCAGGCTCTCTTGGAAGCCTTGGGTTACACGTTGGCGCGATTTGATATGAGAGAACAGAGGTACTTCATATTGCTAGGTCCTGGATACAACGGGAAGGGCACGTTCTTGAGGATTCTGGAGGCGATGTGTGGAAAGTTTGTACAGACGGTAACGTTGCAAGAGTTGGCGGAGAATCGATTTGCGGCAGGACGGTTGGCTCGTGCTGCAGTAAACATCGTCGCCGACGCCTCAAATCAAACTTTAAAGGACACGGAAACCATCAAGAAACTTACAGGGAATGATTTGCTTACTGCGGAAATGAAGTATCGGGATGCGTTTCCTTTCCGCCCGCGTTTGAAACTGTGGATGGCAGCAAACTATCTGCCACCGACACCAGATACGAGCTTTGGCTTCTTCCGCAGGCCGTTGATTTTCCCTTTCCATAAGCAGTTTCCCGTAATGAACGCGGATTGGGAAAAGCGGCTGCACACGAAAGAGGCGCTGTCCTATCTATTCTTCCTTGCAGTGAAGTATTACCTGAAGATGCGCTTAGACGGGCGAAGGCTCACCGAATCTCCTGAAATGCGCCGTGTTCGCTTGGATTATTGGGCCAATAACGATGTAGTTCAGGCGGCTATTCAAAATGGCATCTTCGAGTTTCCGACTCACGATAGGGATGCTGATCAGTACGTCGTTCCGCGAGCATTGGCGACGAAAGCGATCGAACTCTTTGCAGAAGAATTGGGTCGTAAAAAGGTCAGTACCAGCACGCTTTTTGAACGTCTGCGGTCAAACTACGGCAACGAGAGCTCTGAAAAAGTGGGGAATTTCGCGGGATCAGGGGAGCCAATCAGAAATCCGTGTGGTCGGATACCTGTGGTTGAAGGCTGA
- the dnaN gene encoding DNA polymerase III subunit beta produces MRCLMEQQVLEPALSALARIAQTRTPAAVLQGVLIEAERGQVTLSAYDYDVALRMTVEASVVDPGSVVLPAKLFAELVRRLPKGTVDIATIAPHHLSASIDVGTTHAELHGFDPEEFPDLPDMTGIAPVEISAKTLVEAIESVGYAASKQDATRPILEGVHVACEDSKLIWMATDGLRLAKVSQTVDREMSIRCTIPRRTLMELTRLLDADEDAEVQVYQSASYVMFAWDGVQLFGRLYQGEYPDTSRVMPREFAAECSIERRRLEEAIERVTILAENERHTVSLYVKDGVLELTSRSAERGHAREEVPLTAFKGDEVKVALNARYVLDTLSAVESSKTVRMQVARDRRSVLFSDECDNLHLISAILTRD; encoded by the coding sequence ATGCGCTGTCTGATGGAGCAGCAAGTCTTGGAGCCTGCGCTGAGCGCACTGGCGCGGATTGCGCAGACGCGCACGCCTGCGGCGGTGTTGCAGGGTGTGCTCATTGAGGCGGAGCGAGGTCAGGTGACGTTGAGCGCCTACGACTACGACGTCGCGCTGCGCATGACCGTCGAGGCCTCCGTGGTGGATCCGGGCAGCGTCGTGCTTCCGGCGAAGCTGTTCGCGGAACTGGTTCGGCGGCTTCCCAAGGGGACGGTTGATATTGCGACGATCGCGCCCCACCACTTGAGCGCGTCGATTGACGTGGGCACCACTCACGCAGAACTTCATGGCTTCGACCCAGAGGAGTTTCCCGATTTGCCGGACATGACGGGCATTGCGCCGGTGGAGATCTCCGCAAAGACGCTGGTGGAGGCCATCGAAAGCGTTGGGTACGCCGCGTCGAAGCAGGACGCGACTCGGCCTATTTTGGAAGGCGTCCACGTCGCGTGCGAGGACAGCAAGCTGATTTGGATGGCAACGGACGGGCTGAGGTTAGCGAAGGTGTCGCAAACCGTCGATCGGGAGATGTCGATTCGCTGCACGATCCCGCGACGCACGCTCATGGAACTTACCCGGTTGCTGGATGCCGACGAGGATGCGGAAGTGCAGGTCTACCAGTCGGCGAGTTACGTGATGTTCGCGTGGGACGGAGTGCAATTGTTCGGGCGGCTGTACCAGGGCGAATATCCGGACACATCGCGGGTGATGCCGCGGGAGTTCGCGGCGGAGTGCAGCATTGAGCGGAGACGGTTGGAGGAAGCCATTGAGCGCGTGACGATCTTGGCGGAGAACGAACGCCACACGGTTTCACTGTACGTCAAGGACGGTGTGCTGGAGCTGACGTCGAGGTCTGCGGAGCGCGGGCACGCGAGGGAAGAAGTGCCGTTGACTGCGTTCAAGGGCGATGAGGTCAAGGTCGCGCTGAATGCGCGGTATGTGCTGGATACGTTGAGCGCAGTGGAATCCAGCAAGACCGTTCGGATGCAAGTGGCGCGGGACAGACGCTCGGTGTTGTTCTCAGACGAGTGCGACAACCTGCATCTGATCTCGGCGATCCTGACGCGCGACTGA
- a CDS encoding sigma-70 family RNA polymerase sigma factor: MVTRMNDAQRELAAKNIGLVYYIARRYRYRAERLGIEFDDLVAAGLLALCRATLFYQSEVGKFVGFAAPTIARELKKLILRAGRRPLQRSILLDFEDEEEGEKHVESRDLWHEADWSVVEIREFMAGLTPRDREIVGWTVAGYSQAEIGRRLGVTQPSVCRALRRVRERWVVMQTVS, from the coding sequence ATGGTGACGCGGATGAACGACGCTCAACGCGAACTAGCTGCCAAGAACATTGGGCTGGTCTACTACATTGCTCGTCGTTATCGCTACCGTGCCGAACGACTCGGAATCGAGTTCGACGATCTCGTGGCTGCGGGTTTGTTGGCGTTGTGCAGGGCGACGTTGTTCTATCAATCCGAAGTCGGAAAGTTCGTGGGATTCGCCGCGCCGACCATCGCGCGCGAGTTGAAGAAGCTGATCCTGCGGGCAGGGAGACGCCCTTTGCAACGCTCGATCTTGCTGGATTTCGAAGACGAGGAGGAAGGCGAAAAGCATGTGGAGAGTCGAGACCTTTGGCACGAGGCGGACTGGAGTGTGGTCGAGATTCGGGAGTTCATGGCGGGGCTGACGCCTCGAGACCGTGAGATTGTCGGGTGGACGGTCGCGGGGTATTCACAGGCTGAGATCGGGCGCAGGTTGGGCGTAACCCAGCCCTCGGTGTGCCGGGCGTTGAGGCGGGTGCGCGAACGGTGGGTTGTCATGCAGACGGTGAGTTGA
- a CDS encoding DUF4406 domain-containing protein: MALKDLETLKRDGRWYLAGPMSGYPDFNRPAFHEAAARLRAQGLVVVNPAEISGDEDWEWDDWMRAALHCLLGCHAVVFLPDWESSRGARLEREIAEALGMPMFEYHNGEIEPLVVQSTHK, from the coding sequence GTGGCACTGAAAGACCTAGAGACGCTTAAACGTGACGGTCGCTGGTACTTAGCCGGGCCCATGTCCGGCTACCCGGACTTCAACCGCCCGGCGTTTCACGAGGCGGCGGCGAGGCTTAGGGCGCAGGGCCTCGTGGTGGTCAATCCGGCGGAGATCTCGGGTGACGAGGACTGGGAGTGGGACGACTGGATGCGTGCGGCGCTGCACTGCCTGCTCGGATGTCACGCGGTGGTGTTCCTACCGGACTGGGAGTCTTCGCGCGGCGCGCGGTTGGAACGGGAGATTGCGGAGGCCTTGGGGATGCCGATGTTTGAGTATCACAACGGCGAGATCGAGCCGCTTGTCGTGCAATCCACCCATAAGTGA
- a CDS encoding DUF6788 family protein, with the protein MIPLSKRSILVLHRNRQQQHLLAHLDGAIAGSLVETYRTCGKPNCICHSGQKHGPYYLLTWSENGRTRTCHVPADKVDAVRTGVERFRAAREALQKLGEYNRRLMLED; encoded by the coding sequence GTGATCCCTTTGTCTAAAAGAAGCATCCTCGTCCTACATCGAAATCGTCAACAGCAACACTTGCTCGCTCATCTCGATGGAGCGATCGCTGGCTCACTTGTCGAAACCTACCGCACTTGTGGCAAACCCAATTGCATCTGCCATTCCGGGCAAAAACACGGGCCGTACTACCTGCTGACGTGGTCGGAGAATGGCCGGACGCGTACCTGCCACGTCCCCGCCGACAAAGTGGATGCCGTACGCACTGGGGTTGAGCGTTTTCGCGCCGCGCGAGAGGCGCTACAGAAACTGGGCGAGTACAATCGCCGTCTGATGCTGGAGGACTGA